GGTATTTATTTTTTAAAAATAAAAGTATATGATAAAAAAGGAAGTTTATTCAATATTAAATTTTCTAAAGAAAAATGGAGCTTCTGCATATGTAGAAGAGGGAAAATTAAAAATTTTAGCAGCTAAGGAAATTCTGAATAAAGAATTGTCTGAAAAAATATCATTGCATCGGGAAGAAATAATTTCTTTCCTGATGTCTAATGTTTCATACACACATATTCCTTTAGCCCCCGATTTGGAGTATTATCCTTTATCTTCATCTCAGCGCCGTTTATGGATTCTGAGTCGTTTTGAAGGAGCAGATGGAGCTTACAATATCCCTGAAGTCTTCAGGATTTCGGGCGATTTTGATATAGCTTCCTTAGAAAAGTCTTACTTTTCGTTATTATCAAGACATGAGATTCTCAGGACTGTTTTCCGGGAGTCAGCGGAAGGCGAAGTTTACCAGCATATCCTTTCAGAAACTCCTGATGATAGTTTCCAGCATTTGGTTTTGGATTTTGAAAAAGAAGGAAACAAAGTCTCTGAAATTATCTCATCAGAATCCAATCGTATTTTTGATTTGTCAGAAGGTCCTCTGATCCGTTTTAGGGTTCTTGAAGATCAATCAGGCGGCGGTTATATATTCTGTTTGGTGATGCACCATATCATCAGCGACGGTTGGTCCATGGGGATCTTAAAAAAGGAGTTATTCACTTTATATGATAGTTTTAAAGAAGGACATCCAGTAGTATTGTCTCCTTTAGCTTTACAATATAAGGACTATGCATATTGGGAGCAGTCAGAGCTTGCAAATAGAGTTTCGTTGTCTAAATCTTATTGGCAGGAACAGTTTTCAGGAGATTTGCCTGTTCTTAATTTACCTTCTAAGGGATTGCGGCCAGTTGTAAAAACCTATAACGGTGCTTATCTTTCAGGTTCCGTTTCTGAAGATATTCTTTCAGGTTTAAAAAAACTCTCTTCAACGACCGGGAGTACTCTTTTCATGACTATTTTATCCGCTGTTAAGGTTTTATTATACCGTTACAGTGGTCAGAAAGATTTAATTGTTGGTACTCCTGTAGCGGGTCGTGACCATGCTGATCTTCATGATCAGATTGGTTTTTATGTCAATACCTTAGCCCTTCGCAGCCATATTGAAGGTGATCAACGTTTTATAGATTTCCTATCCGAAGTGCGTGAGATGACGCTTTCTGGCTATGCTCATCAATCGTATCCTTTTGACCGTTTGGTTGATGATCTGGATATTGTACGTGATATGAGCCGTAATCCGGTTTTTGATGTTATGCTTAATTTCCATGATCAGGAAAGCGGAAATACAGATCGTTCTGTTGATCTTTCTGAAGGAATGTCTGGTAGTTCTTATGAGGGAGTTTCTTACGCAGTCAGTAAATTTGATTTAGACTTTAGTTTTTCCGATAATGGTTCAGGTCTTACCATAGGCTTGTGTTACAACACTGACATTTATGAGCGTAGTTTTGCCGATCGTCTGATAAAGAGCTTAGAGCTTTTATTGGTTTCTATCAGTGATTCTCCTGATCTGGGTGTTGATCAGCTTGATATTCTGGAGAAGGAGGAGCGTTATGCTGTTACCGAAGGTTTTAACCGGACCAAGGCTGATTATCCTAGAGATAAAACAGTTATCGATCTTTTTGAATCCCAGGTGCTGTTGAATCCTGACCATACGGCCTTGATATACGATGACCATACCCTTAGTTACCGGGATTTGGATGAACGATCGAATCAGTTTGCCAACTATCTTCGCAGCCAGTATGGTATTGGCAGAGAATCTCTTGTTGGAGTTCAGCTTGAAAAATCTGAGGATTTTATTATTACAATTTTAGGGATTTTAAAAGCGGGAGGAGCCTATGTACCTATCGATCCTTCGTATCCTTCCGATCGTACCAGTTATATGATAGAGGACAGTGGTTGTAAGGTTGTTATTGATGGTGAAGTCGTTTTAAGATTTAAGGATATTGAGTGCGATTATTCCGTCTTATCTCCTGAGCACAGTAGGTCTCCTGAAGATCTGGCCTATGTTATTTACACTTCCGGATCTACGGGCCGTCCAAAGGGCGTTATGGTAGAACATGGAGGCTTGGTCAATATGGTTCTGAGCCAGATCCGTGAATTTGGAGTTGTAAGCAGCGATGTTGTTTTCTTTTTTGCGTCCATTGCTTTTGACGCTTCTTTTTCAGAGATGATGATGTCTCTGTTAAGTGGATCTAGTCTTTTTATTCCGGATGATACAGCTATCAAGGACAAGGAAAAATTTGTTCAGTTATTAGGATCTTCCAAAGCAAGTGTGATTACGCTTCCTCCTGCCTATTCGGAAAGCCTTTCGTCTGAAGACTTATCAGGTTTAAGAGTTCTTATTTCAGCGGGGGAGTCCGCTCATATAGAAAAAGGGCTTTCTTTGTCCGGTCACTTATCTTATTTTAATGCTTATGGGCCAACCGAGTGCTCTGTATGTGCGAGTATCTATCGTCTTTCAGTTGATGATGGCTGGAGAAAGTCTATTCCCATTGGTCGTCCTATTTCTAATACTCAGATGTATATTCTCTCCGAGAATGATAGTCTTTGTCCAATAGGAGTAGTAGGAGAGATCTGCATTTCGGGAGTAGGCGTAGCGCGAGGTTATTTGAACAATGAAGTATTAACTTCTGAGAAGTTTGTATCGAACCCTTATCTTTCAGGTTCCAGGATGTATAAGACCGGCGATTTAGGTCGCTGGCTGGTAGATGGGAGTATAGAGTATATAGGAAGAAAAGACAGTCAGGTTAAGATCCGGGGTTACCGAATTGAGCTTGGTGAGATCGAGCATGCGCTTCAGGGTCATGCTGATGTGACAGGGAGTGTAGTTTTGGTTGTAGAGAATGGGGAAGGTCATAATGATTTGGCTGCTTATTTTACGGGTTCCAGTGCAGTAACGAGTTCCGTTCTTCGGGATCACTTACGTGGGCTTCTTCCGGAGTATATGCTTCCGGGTCATTATATCCATTTGGATTCTTTTCCTTTGACGAGTAATGGAAAGCTAGACCGGGGAAGTTTACCGGATGCCTTTGGATCTTCATTGGGTTCCGGTGTTGAATATGTTTCAGCGCGTACTGCTCTTGAAGAAGTATTGGTCTGTGTATATGAAGATGTTCTTAAAAAATCTCCTGTAGGAATCAGGGATGATTTTTTTCTTTTGGGAGGCGATTCCATTAAATGTATTCAGATTGTATCTCGTCTTCGTCAGAAAGGTTATAGCTGCGAGGTTAAGGATATTTTGTTGTATCCTGTGATTGCTGATTTAGTTTTACACGTGAAGGCCCTTAGCCGCTTTACAGATCAGGGACCTGTTTTTGGGGATGTTTCTCTTACCCCTATTCAGAAGGATTTTCTGGAAGGGTTTTATTCAGATAAAGACCACTTTCATCAGTCCGTATTATTAAAAAGCCGTGATTGTGTTGACCGTTCCCTATTAGAACAAACCCTTTATTCGCTGTTTGTACATCATGATGCCCTTCGTATGGTATACCGCAAGGATACCGTGTGGCATCAGTTTAACCGTGATGTTTCCGATATCATGCTGGATATTGAGGAGTTTGAAGTGCATGATGATGCTTCCTTTTCCCAGGCATGTATTGCAGTCCAGTCCGGTATCCGTATAGAAGATGGTCTGCTTTTTAAGGCAGGCCTGCTCAGGTCTTCTGCTGGTGATTACATTTTTCTTGCGGTTCACCATCTTGTAGTAGATGGAGTTTCGTGGCGTATTCTATTTGAAGACTTAGTGACATTATATAGTGGTTATCAAAAAGGGTTAAAAGTAGTTGAACTTCCCTTAAAGACCGATTCCTTTAAACACTGGTCAGAGAAGGTATATGAATATTCGAATAGCCGTGAGCTTGAACAAGAGGTTATTTATTGGGATTCTGTTTTGGGCAGGAAGGTTGATGCTGTCCCTGTAGACCATCCTTCGGGGAGTAAAAAGAACGCTGATACAAGACTGGTAAGTTTTAGTTTAGATAAAGAAAATACAAATCGTTTACAAACGGAGTGTTTCCGTGCGTATAAGACGAATATCAATGATATATTAATAGCATGTCTGAGTTACAGTGTAAGCCGTTATTTTGGATTAAATTGCCTGTCGTTGAAGATGGAGGGTCATGGTCGGGAGCCTATAAGCTCTGGTTTAGATATCAGCCGTACGGTTGGTTGGTTTACCTCTGTATATCCTGTTGTACTACCATTTTCCAACGGGCGTAGTTTATTGGATCATGTTATAGAAGTCAAGGAAATCCTTCACCGTGTACCTAATAAAGGGATCGGTTATGGAATATTAAAACATATAAAAGGAGTAGATTATCCTGTAATCGGAGATGTTTTGTTTAATTACCTGGGTGATTTTGGTTCTGGGCTGGCATCAGAGGGAGGAGATAGTATGTTTGAATTTTCTCGGCGCTCATGGGGAAAAGACCAGAGTCTGGATGAAGAACGCGATAGTGTTCTGGATATCTCCGGAATGATCATCAATGATGAATTACAGTTGGGAGTCTCTTACAGTTCAGGTCAGTACGATGCCGGTACCATAGAATCGTTATGTTCTTTATATCAATCTACCCTTATCAGTTTGATTGATATTTTGTCGGGAGAATCTGTTCAGTACCTGACGCCTGTGGATCTTACCTATAAAGATTTAAGTATTTCTGCAGTTAAGGAGTTGAATACAGGAGTTGATTTAGAGGATGTGTATGGCTTAGCACCCCTTCAGCAGGGCTTATTTTACCATTGGTTATCTTCTCCCGGCGATTCAGTTTACTTTATTCAGATGAGTTATCGTCTTTCCGGTGGCCTGGATATCGAATTATTGAAAGAGAGTTATAGGGAGCTTATCCGCCGTTACTCTGTTTTGCGTACCGTTTTCAGTGATGATTTGAGTGATATTCCTCTTCAGGTGGTGAAGAAAGATGGATTTGCTGATTTTCATTATGCAGAAATTGGTTCAGGGCCTGAGGCGGATTTTTTCTTATCAGATTACAAGCGGAATGATATTGCCAAAGGTTTTGACTTATGCCATCAGAATCCGATGCGTTTATCTATTTTAAAGTGTGGTGAGGATGTGTATGAGTTTATCTGGAGTATGCACCATATCCTTATGGATGGATGGTGTTTAGGGATCTTAATAGGTGACCTTCTTCATATCTATAATGCATTGAAGAGTGGGTCTTCACCTTCATTAAAACCGGTGAATACGTATGGTACTTACCTTTCGTGGCTTGAGAGTGTTGATCATGAAGCGAGTCGTTCTTACTGGCAGGGTCAATTATCTGGTTACAGTGGTATTTTTGGAATTCCCAAGGATTGCAGCTTCGTTGCATCAGGATCTGTTATAGAAGAGTTGGATTTTTCTTTGGATAGAGCAACGAGTATTCTTCTCAAATCGGTTTGTACAGATCTGGGGATTACGGAGAACACTTTTTTCCAGTGTGTTTGGGGCGTGTTACTTGGTATCTATAACGGAGGTTTAGAAACTGATGTTGTGTTTGGTTCGGTAGTTTCCGGTCGTCCTGGCGATCTTGATGGTATTGAGGATATGGTAGGATTGTTTATCAATACGATTCCTGTCCGTGTTCGGGCAGGTGCAGATTCTGTATTTTCTGAGACTGCGAAGGCTTTACATTTTGATAGTGTTTCCTCAACAGGTTATCATTACAGCCAGCTGGCAGATATTCAGGGTGAGAGTGAGCTTGGTAAGGCTTTGTTTGACCATATCCTGATCTATGAGAACTATCCGGTTCAGGAGATGGTAGGTCAGGGAATGAGTAAAGCCCCTGAGTTAAAGATTTTGGAAACTCATAATGTAGAACAGACAAACTATGATTTAACAGTAATTATTGTTCCCGGAAACACCCATTCCTTCAAGTTCAGCTATAATCCAGGGGTTTATAGTCAACAGACTATGGAGCAGCTTAAAGGACATTTGTTAAAGTTGATCAATGTTTTAGCATCACAGCCTGACCTTCCGCTAAGTTCACTGGATATTATAACAAAGGAGGAGTATTATTTATTGACCGAAGGTTTTAACCGGACCAAGGCTGATTATCCTAGAGATAAGACGGTTATTGATCTTTTTGAATCCCAGGTGCTGTTGAATCCTGATCATACGGCCTTGATATACGATGACCATACCCTTAGTTACCGGGATTTGGATGAACGATCGAATCAGTTTGCCAACTATCTTCGCAGCCAGTATAGTATTGGCAGAGAAAACCTTGTTGGAGTTCAGCTTGAAAAGTCTGAGGATTTTATTATTACAATTTTAGGGATTTTAAAAGCGGGAGGAGCCTATGTACCTATCGATCCTTCGTATCCTTCCGATCGTACCAGTTATATGATAGAGGACAGTGGTTGTAAGGTTGTTATTGATGGTGAAGTCGTTTTAAGATTTAAGGATATTGAGTGCGATTATTCCGTCTTATCTCCTGAGCACAGTAGGTCTCCTGAAGATCTGGCCTATGTTATTTACACTTCCGGATCTACGGGCCGTCCAAAGGGCGTTATGGTAGAACATGGAGGCTTGGTCAATATGGTTCTGAGCCAGATCCGTGAATTTGGAGTTGTAAGCAGCGATGTTGTTTTCTTTTTTGCGTCCATTGCTTTTGACGCTTCTTTTTCAGAGATGATGATGTCTCTGTTAAGTGGATCTAGTCTTTTTATTCCGGATGATACAGCTATCAAGGACAAGGAAAAATTTGTTCAGTTATTAGGATCTTCCAAAGCAAGTGTGATTACGCTTCCTCCTGCCTATTCGGAAAGCCTTTCGTCTGAAGACTTATCAGGTTTAAGAGTTCTTATTTCAGCGGGGGAGTCCGCTCATATAGAAAAAGGGCTTTCTTTGTCCGGTCACTTATCTTATTTTAATGCTTATGGGCCAACCGAGTGCTCTGTATGTGCGAGTATCTATCGTCTTTCAGTTGATGATGGCTGGAGAAAGTCTATTCCCATTGGTCGTCCTATTTCTAATACTCAGATGTATATTCTCTCCGAGAATGATAGTCTTTGTCCAATAGGAGTAGTAGGAGAGATCTGCATTTCGGGAGTAGGCGTAGCGCGAGGTTATTTGAACAATGAAGTATTAACTTCTGAGAAGTTTGTATCGAACCCTTATCTTTCAGGTTCCAGGATGTATAAGACCGGCGATTTAGGTCGCTGGCTGGTAGATGGGAGTATAGAGTATATAGGAAGAAAAGACAGTCAGGTTAAGATCCGGGGTTACCGAATTGAGCTTGGTGAGATCGAGCATGCGCTTCAGGGTCATGCTGATGTGACAGGGAGTGTAGTTTTGGTTGTAGAGAATGGGGAAGGTCATAATGATTTGGCTGCTTATTTTACGGGTTCCAGTGCAGTAACGAGTTCCGTTCTTCGGGATCACTTACGTGGGCTTCTTCCGGAGTATATGCTTCCGGGTCATTATATCCATTTGGATTCTTTTCCTTTGACGAGTAATGGAAAGCTAGACCGGGGAAGTTTACCGGATGCCTTTGGATCTTCATTGGGTTCCGGTGTTGAATATGTTTCAGCC
The sequence above is a segment of the Chryseobacterium sp. JJR-5R genome. Coding sequences within it:
- a CDS encoding non-ribosomal peptide synthetase codes for the protein MIKKEVYSILNFLKKNGASAYVEEGKLKILAAKEILNKELSEKISLHREEIISFLMSNVSYTHIPLAPDLEYYPLSSSQRRLWILSRFEGADGAYNIPEVFRISGDFDIASLEKSYFSLLSRHEILRTVFRESAEGEVYQHILSETPDDSFQHLVLDFEKEGNKVSEIISSESNRIFDLSEGPLIRFRVLEDQSGGGYIFCLVMHHIISDGWSMGILKKELFTLYDSFKEGHPVVLSPLALQYKDYAYWEQSELANRVSLSKSYWQEQFSGDLPVLNLPSKGLRPVVKTYNGAYLSGSVSEDILSGLKKLSSTTGSTLFMTILSAVKVLLYRYSGQKDLIVGTPVAGRDHADLHDQIGFYVNTLALRSHIEGDQRFIDFLSEVREMTLSGYAHQSYPFDRLVDDLDIVRDMSRNPVFDVMLNFHDQESGNTDRSVDLSEGMSGSSYEGVSYAVSKFDLDFSFSDNGSGLTIGLCYNTDIYERSFADRLIKSLELLLVSISDSPDLGVDQLDILEKEERYAVTEGFNRTKADYPRDKTVIDLFESQVLLNPDHTALIYDDHTLSYRDLDERSNQFANYLRSQYGIGRESLVGVQLEKSEDFIITILGILKAGGAYVPIDPSYPSDRTSYMIEDSGCKVVIDGEVVLRFKDIECDYSVLSPEHSRSPEDLAYVIYTSGSTGRPKGVMVEHGGLVNMVLSQIREFGVVSSDVVFFFASIAFDASFSEMMMSLLSGSSLFIPDDTAIKDKEKFVQLLGSSKASVITLPPAYSESLSSEDLSGLRVLISAGESAHIEKGLSLSGHLSYFNAYGPTECSVCASIYRLSVDDGWRKSIPIGRPISNTQMYILSENDSLCPIGVVGEICISGVGVARGYLNNEVLTSEKFVSNPYLSGSRMYKTGDLGRWLVDGSIEYIGRKDSQVKIRGYRIELGEIEHALQGHADVTGSVVLVVENGEGHNDLAAYFTGSSAVTSSVLRDHLRGLLPEYMLPGHYIHLDSFPLTSNGKLDRGSLPDAFGSSLGSGVEYVSARTALEEVLVCVYEDVLKKSPVGIRDDFFLLGGDSIKCIQIVSRLRQKGYSCEVKDILLYPVIADLVLHVKALSRFTDQGPVFGDVSLTPIQKDFLEGFYSDKDHFHQSVLLKSRDCVDRSLLEQTLYSLFVHHDALRMVYRKDTVWHQFNRDVSDIMLDIEEFEVHDDASFSQACIAVQSGIRIEDGLLFKAGLLRSSAGDYIFLAVHHLVVDGVSWRILFEDLVTLYSGYQKGLKVVELPLKTDSFKHWSEKVYEYSNSRELEQEVIYWDSVLGRKVDAVPVDHPSGSKKNADTRLVSFSLDKENTNRLQTECFRAYKTNINDILIACLSYSVSRYFGLNCLSLKMEGHGREPISSGLDISRTVGWFTSVYPVVLPFSNGRSLLDHVIEVKEILHRVPNKGIGYGILKHIKGVDYPVIGDVLFNYLGDFGSGLASEGGDSMFEFSRRSWGKDQSLDEERDSVLDISGMIINDELQLGVSYSSGQYDAGTIESLCSLYQSTLISLIDILSGESVQYLTPVDLTYKDLSISAVKELNTGVDLEDVYGLAPLQQGLFYHWLSSPGDSVYFIQMSYRLSGGLDIELLKESYRELIRRYSVLRTVFSDDLSDIPLQVVKKDGFADFHYAEIGSGPEADFFLSDYKRNDIAKGFDLCHQNPMRLSILKCGEDVYEFIWSMHHILMDGWCLGILIGDLLHIYNALKSGSSPSLKPVNTYGTYLSWLESVDHEASRSYWQGQLSGYSGIFGIPKDCSFVASGSVIEELDFSLDRATSILLKSVCTDLGITENTFFQCVWGVLLGIYNGGLETDVVFGSVVSGRPGDLDGIEDMVGLFINTIPVRVRAGADSVFSETAKALHFDSVSSTGYHYSQLADIQGESELGKALFDHILIYENYPVQEMVGQGMSKAPELKILETHNVEQTNYDLTVIIVPGNTHSFKFSYNPGVYSQQTMEQLKGHLLKLINVLASQPDLPLSSLDIITKEEYYLLTEGFNRTKADYPRDKTVIDLFESQVLLNPDHTALIYDDHTLSYRDLDERSNQFANYLRSQYSIGRENLVGVQLEKSEDFIITILGILKAGGAYVPIDPSYPSDRTSYMIEDSGCKVVIDGEVVLRFKDIECDYSVLSPEHSRSPEDLAYVIYTSGSTGRPKGVMVEHGGLVNMVLSQIREFGVVSSDVVFFFASIAFDASFSEMMMSLLSGSSLFIPDDTAIKDKEKFVQLLGSSKASVITLPPAYSESLSSEDLSGLRVLISAGESAHIEKGLSLSGHLSYFNAYGPTECSVCASIYRLSVDDGWRKSIPIGRPISNTQMYILSENDSLCPIGVVGEICISGVGVARGYLNNEVLTSEKFVSNPYLSGSRMYKTGDLGRWLVDGSIEYIGRKDSQVKIRGYRIELGEIEHALQGHADVTGSVVLVVENGEGHNDLAAYFTGSSAVTSSVLRDHLRGLLPEYMLPGHYIHLDSFPLTSNGKLDRGSLPDAFGSSLGSGVEYVSARNETEAKLVEIWKSVLGKKEIGVKDNFFELGGHSLKAIQMINVIRKEFNYKLPVSVLYENHTIELVSKAIVVKDNSKVLVKMNPKGSKKPFFFVPTIIGDVFSFHALSELLGEDQPFYGFQSPNLYLLKDQTSYSISEIAGKIISEMRKIDTEGPYTIGGYSYGGLIVYEICAQLQDQGIKLDEVFFIDCKPPQEIKTIDRFEIEDSIVSFCNMINFMNSTRNKANLAIDLDKIEKETLENQFSYLYDSLINLGFLFSREMLESYVYEYMRSVQNTIKYTPPHIKIDAGIKLIKSYDKGNEANDYGWKDFSYENKLMTIEIDCDHLELLNKENILKYIHILKK